The Camelina sativa cultivar DH55 chromosome 16, Cs, whole genome shotgun sequence sequence ATTGTAacatataagataggagtatgtaagagTAAtgtatgcgtttttgtaactataaaaatgttaaagcgAAGAGACATACAATagattatttaatattttcataaagacaatttgttggtagtaatAAAGAATAatgagtatattttaacagtaaaatatatttgtgtatacAAATACACTTCAAGTGGTAATGTAGattttgtaaatggatatacattagtgtattatagcaaaaaaaaaacaactattttctataactaaaagtttatctctttacttatatacattgtttttacttacgaaaataattatataaacatatattctttgttaaatttaatttaattttaataaatttgaactcatctacaacatttttcttaactaaaagtgtataggtttacttttttttttcatgcaaacaataaataaaaataaaattccttGGTTAGTTGCCCAAGCCTGGAGGGAAgggatttacaaaagaaacttcagagataagagaatgcGAAACACGGACAAGACAATTCACCTTCGTATTTGACGTATGCGGGaaccaagagatggagaatagttgGAAGGATTCCAGCTAGTTGAACTCATCGAGCACgttggagaaggacggccaATCTTTAGGGGACTgaaccatagtgagtaactcatcacaatcagtctcgaaatgttgacaagcgatccctgcatcacgtatccgctccatggcccaGTACAACTCTTCTAACTCTGAATGCAGGGGGAGGGGCTCCTTCTTAGagacttggcccccaacaacaaggttcgctcttCACCAACGCGACACCACCAGTCCAATCCTGAATGCAAATTGGTTGCTGCTTTcaaagaaccatcaatctgacaacaaggtgaagaaatcTGGACATCCGAAGACAGAGATGGAACTGACATGACCGCcataaaagagagcgcctcttcaCATGCTAACTTATCGCTCCAGAAAACAAAagccaaattcgagtacactgACTCATATGGAAAATCCTCTGACGAGACAtgagtcggagataaatcccaaacttcacaagagcgaggacattcaaagaaaacatgattaatagtctcaaccacaGAATCACACTTTTTACACCAAATACCATATTAGACACTTCGGTGTATCTATtgacttttatagatagtttttacttattaaaaatatttactttaaattctttgttaaatttaattttattttaaaaactctaaaccctcacatcgggcgggtcctaatctagttgtttatacttttaaaacaGTAACTTTTAGTAAAGGAGTTCACAAAAAATGTATGCatcctaaaataatattaaaaagaatccatggtaaaaaaaaattctcaggTATCAAGGGAAGTAAAACTACTCCAAGAACACaaattcctttcttcttctattgaaGAGTGATCTCATATATGACTCCTTTCAAGTTTCCTACGGTACACCGAGTCCCAGAAACTTCATTCATCAGCATCCCGTGCTGAGCACCTTCTCTCAAGATTGCAGAATCCATCCTGAAACGATGTTTTAAATCATATGAAAATTGCAGCCATATGAGGGAAATTGCAAAAGTTGGTGGCTGACAAACTTACTGTCTAGCCCGTGATACGTATGCTAGAATGAACTTGCAGTTTCCGTGTCCCCTGATCCGCAGAAGCTGCTCAACACTGTCAAATAGCAATGGCACACTTGATTGCTGAAAGCTTACGTATTGTcaaggctttttttttctttcttttcattctgGTGTAAATCATAGGAGTACTAAAATATAGTTAAACTGATCTGAACTAAACCAAATCTGAACTGAACATAAGATTTACCACTTcaggtttatttttttctgtattaaaccgattaaaaccataatttctttgtaaaatcGAACTAAAGatgtatttttctatatatccGAATCCGGACCAAAACCAGAATGGCATCAATAACACTACACTGTACTATGcagatagattaaaaaaattgttatcgAACATAAGGATATAGATATCAGCTCCAAGGATAAGATCAAAGCCATCATTGTGTTTCTGTAAAATTTCACCTAGATGATCACTATTTCCCCATTCTAGCTTTGCAGCCTCTAGTTCTGTAGATAGAAATGTGAAACAGAACCCTTTGCTAACATGAATGATGAGAATCGATAGCttggttgattttattttctcaccAGCTGAGGGGTTAGGACCGCTGGAATGTCCATGCAGCTCGATGTTTTTCTTCAGTATCTGAAAAGttatataaaacttgattaTATTCTACCAATGATATGAATTTTTAGAGCAACTCTTCAGGGAGGCAACCTTGCCTTGAGCACTTCATCGTTATGGTCAGTAAAAATAACTTTACGGCAAAATTTGCTACAGAGAACTCCAGTTATCCCTGAGTTAAAGAAGTTTAAAGATTAGAAACTACACAGGAAttaaaccagaagaagaaaacgtaTTTTTAAGCTTTGGAAGAACATTAAGCAAATTAAGGAACTAGTCCTTCCATTATGTTCTCAAAGACCAAAGAAAGAGCACACATTTAGGAGTTTATATATGT is a genomic window containing:
- the LOC104752583 gene encoding protein N-lysine methyltransferase METTL21A-like isoform X2, producing the protein MGSESEKRREANKEEEEEEIVCLESFFINDDYQLTKFTFGSHVLELYCLQSASTDFDLTGQLVWPGAMLMNGYLSENAEILQGCSILELGSGVGITGVLCSKFCRKVIFTDHNDEVLKILKKNIELHGHSSGPNPSAEAAKLEWGNSDHLGEILQKHNDGFDLILGADICFQQSSVPLLFDSVEQLLRIRGHGNCKFILAYVSRARQMDSAILREGAQHGMLMNEVSGTRCTVGNLKGVIYEITLQ
- the LOC104752583 gene encoding protein N-lysine methyltransferase METTL21A-like isoform X1: MGSESEKRREANKEEEEEEIVCLESFFINDDYQLTKFTFGSHVLELYCLQSASTDFDLTGQLVWPGAMLMNGYLSENAEILQGCSILELGSGVGITGVLCSKFCRKVIFTDHNDEVLKILKKNIELHGHSSGPNPSAELEAAKLEWGNSDHLGEILQKHNDGFDLILGADICFQQSSVPLLFDSVEQLLRIRGHGNCKFILAYVSRARQMDSAILREGAQHGMLMNEVSGTRCTVGNLKGVIYEITLQ